From Pseudomonas sp. G2-4:
CGGCGAGAAGTTGCTGGAGCGGGTCCAGGGACATCTGCTGTGGCAGGCCTACCAGAGTTTTTTTGCGGTGATTTTCTGGTACTTCCTGCTGGGCCCGGTCGCGGCCCTGAGCTATCGCCTGCTGGCACTGGCCGCGGAGCACAGCCAGAACCCCGGCGTGGCCGAGCGCGCTGCGCAAATGCGCCATGCTTTCGACTGGGTGCCGGTGCGGCTACTGGCGGCGAGCTTCGCCCTGGTGGGCAATTTCGTCGCGGTCAGCCGGGTCATGTTGCATGAGCTATTGAACTGGAACATCAGCGCCGCCACTCTCATCGACAAGGTCGGCCTGGTGGCCGGCGAGATTCCCGCGCCTGTGGCCGGGCCGGATGGCATCAACAGCCTGGATCGGCTTTGGGAATTGCTGCTGCGTTCGGCGGTGCTGTGGTATGCCGGGTTTGCGTTGTGGACGGTGCTGGCCTG
This genomic window contains:
- the ampE gene encoding regulatory signaling modulator protein AmpE, giving the protein MSFLVLLLAVWIEKFSALRQRVQRDGGWLRELNKLEMNPRWVKRPWLVLIVMVLLPVALLALLLWVLEPVAYGLLALPVHLLVVIYSLGRGDLLANLGPFRDAWRREDLQAAAHVAKRDLDIEADDGEKLLERVQGHLLWQAYQSFFAVIFWYFLLGPVAALSYRLLALAAEHSQNPGVAERAAQMRHAFDWVPVRLLAASFALVGNFVAVSRVMLHELLNWNISAATLIDKVGLVAGEIPAPVAGPDGINSLDRLWELLLRSAVLWYAGFALWTVLA